Part of the Desulfohalovibrio reitneri genome is shown below.
CTTGAGGTATTCGGTGATTTGCGGGTCCTGCGTGAGGCCGCCTTCGGGGTAGTCGGGTTCGCGCACGCCGTCGTAGTCCATGCCCGCCATGGCCAGGCAGATGCCCAGGTTGACGTAGGGCAGGGCGCCCTGGATGGAGTAGCCGCCTTCCAGCACCGCGATGTGCGGGTTGAGTATGGAGTTGAGGCGGGCGTAGCCCTGGGCGGAGAAGTTCATGGTGGTGATGGGGTCGGAGAAGTGGTTGTCCTGTCCGGCGGAATTAATGACGATTTCCGGCTGGAAGTCCTCCAGGATGGGCATGACGATGTGCTCCAGCACGTGCAGGAAGCCCTCGTCCGATGTGTAGGGCGGCAAGGGGATGTTGACCGTCCGGCCTCGCGCTTTGGGGCCGCCGCACTCGTGCGGGAAGCCGGAGCCGGGATAGAGGGTGCGGCCGTCCTGGTGCATGGAGATGAAGAGCACGTCCGGGTCGTGCCAGTAGATGTCCTGGGTGCCGTCGCCGTGGTGGCAGTCGGTGTCCACCACCGCGATGCGCTTCACGCCGTGGTGTTCGCGCAGGTGCTCGATCATCACGGCCTCGGTGTTGATGGTGCAGAAGCCGCGCGTGCCGTGCACGGATTTCATGGCGTGGTGGCCTGGGGGCCGCACCAGGGCGAAGGCGCGGTCGCGCTCGCCGGAGAGGACCAGGTCGGCGGCGCGCATGGTGCCGCCAGCGGCCGCCAGATGTGAGCGCGTGCAGACGTCCTCCACCTCCGGGAAGCAGAAATGGGTGCGCTCCACGTCCTCGCGCGTGGCCACGTGGGGCTTGTACTCGGCCACTCCCTCAACGTCGAAGAGTCCTTCCTCGTGCAGCTGGTCCTGGGTGTAGAGCAGGCGCTCCTGCCGTTCCGGGTGAGTGGGGGAGATGGCCCAGTCGAAGGCCGGAAAGAGGATGACCCCCAGGCTGCGCGGCGTTTTCAGCACAGTTTCCCCCGCAGGTTCTTGTAGCGGTGCAGAATGCCCGGCTTGATCTGGGCGGCCACGCGGATGGTGTCGCCCACCCGCCGCATGCCGTCCACCATGGCGAAGGACGAGGCGTGGGTGATCTGCAAATTCTCCTCGCGCACGGGAATGCCCTGCTCGCGCAGGTGCTTCAGCAGGGCGCGGCGGGCGTCGCGCTTGGCGTCCTCCAGGCCGTAGCGCGGCTCCACCGCCTTGCTCACGCCCAGGGATGGCACGTACATGCGCAGCTTCTCGGTGTCGGCGAAAACCTCCACCTCGTCCGTGGTGCGGGTGAGGGCGGAGCCCACGGCGTTGGCCACGGCGAAGTGCCTGGGCACCTCAACGGACAGCTCGAATGCCCGGAACAGCGGCATGCGGAAGGCCTTGGCCGGGCCGCCCACCACGTACACCTTCTTGGGCACGATGCGCGCGCCGTCGATGAGCTCGTGGATGGTGTACACAGGCCGGTCGTTGATCTCGGCCACCATCTCCCGCGCGGCCTGTTCGATGCGCGCCACCGCCGCGTCCACGGCCTTTTGGGCCAGGGTTTCGGCGGGGATGGAGCGTTCCGAGGCGAACTCCTCGATGCCGCGCACCGAAGCCTCCACGTCGCCGTGCGTGTCGTCCCCGGTCTTGCGGGCAAGATAGTTGAAGGCGTCCATGAGCGCGGGCTGCCGGCCCCCGGCGCACATGCACGGCCCCACGCGCCTTGGCCCCACGCGCACCTCCTCGCCCAGCACGGAAATGGCCGAGTCGCCGCCCACGCCAATGGAGCGGGTCATGAGCGCCCGCACCAGGGTGGGGTAGGAGCCGATGTCGATACCGTCGTTCTCCATGAGCGGCGCGCCCTGGGCGAAAACCGCGATGTCCGTGGTGGTGCCGCCGATGTCGAGGATGATGGAGTCCAGGGCGATGTCGCACATGGACACCAGCCCCATGACGCTGGCCGCCGGGCCGCTCAAAATGGACTCCACCGGCCGCTTGCGCGCCGTGGCCAGGGGCATGGTGCCGCCGTCCGCCTTGAGGATGTTGACCATGCAGCGCACGCCCTTGTCCTCCAGGCCGCGCGTCACGGCGAAGGCGAACTCGTTGAACCGCCGCCAGGAAGCCGCGTTGAAATAGGCCGTGGCAATGCGGCGGGGAAAATTCAGCCGTCCGCCCATCTCGTGCCCCATGGTCACCATGTCCGCCTGGCCCTCCACCGCCTCGGCCATGCGGCGCTCGAACTTCGGGTTGCGCGGCGAGAACTTGGACACGCAGGCGTAGGTCAGCACGCCGTTCTCCCGGCAGGACTCGGCCGCTTGGCGCAGCTCGCCCGGGTCCAGGTCCTTGAGCGAGGTGCCCCGGTGGTCCGTGGCCCCGGACAGCACATGGTAGTCGCGGCACATGCGGTAATTTCCCGGGTCGATGCCCGGACCGCCGCAGACCAGCACCCCCACGTCCTCGATGGTCCCCTCCACGATGGCGTTGGTGGTCAGGGTGGTGGACAGGTTCAGCCGCTCGGCCTCGCGCAAATCCACCCGCTCGCCCAGCTTCTCCAGCACGGCGAATACGGAAGACAACAGATTCTCGTGATCGGTGACCGCCTTGGCCGTGGCCAAAACACCGTCGAACCCGACAGCCACCGCGTCGGTGTGGGTCCCGCCCACATCAATGCCGAGCAACATGGCCCACCTCTACCACGCCCCGGCGAACAGCGGCAACGACCCATCAGGCAAGCGGTCGTGTAAATACGGTGAATGGCGGGAAGAAGGGGAAGTAGGGGAAGAAGTGAAGATTTCGCCCTGGCGGGCGACCAGGGGGCTGCGCGCCCCCTGAACCCTGCGGCAAAGCAACTTTGCATGTGTATTCGCGGGTTGGGGTGCGGTGGTTCGCGGGGGTGGAGCGCTTCGGCGAATTGACGAGTGTGGCGCGTTTATACCCGGCAAAACCTCGCCCTGGCCGTTTGGCAACAGATGCGCTGGACCCGAAATTGGGCGGTGGTCCCCCGGCAGCCATTTGCCAGTACCCCGCCCCCGAGCGAAGCGAGAGACAAGAAGTTTGGCGGAAGGAGGATGAGGGTTTGGGAGAAGGAGGAAACCGCTTTTTTAAAAGGGGTTTCCTCCTTCTCCCAATGCCCTGAATCATGACCCCAACCAGCCATCTTCCATTCCCCCACGCCCGCAAAAGAGAACGCCCGTGCCCGGCGTTTCGCCGGGCACGGGCGTATTTCACACTCTCTTTGTCTTTTCCGCCTAGTAGGCTTCTTCGTAGGCCAAGTCGTCTTCGTCCATGCGGTGGGCGAAGTTTTTGTAGGTCCAGGCCTGGTAGAAGATGACGATGGGTATGAATACCAGGGTGACGCCGAGCATGATGGACAGGGTGAGGTCCGATGAGGAGGCGTTGGCCGTGGTCAGGGAGTAGGCGGGGTTGATGGTGGAGGGCAGCAGGCGCGGGAAGAGGCCGATGATGCCGAAGAAGGCGCAGCCCACGATGACGGCGGCCGAGCACGCCCAGGCTTTCCACCATTGTTCCGTGCCCATGTAGACGCGGGCGGCGATGAGGCCCAGCACGGGAACCAGCAGCACCAGGAACAGGGCCGGGGTTTGCAGGTAGTTGGCGAAGAGGTCCGTGGTGGCCGCGGACATGGCCAGGAAGCCGAGGATGGCGAAGACCTGCACTGGCCAGAGGTAGACGGCCGTGTGGGCGGCGCGTTCGTGCAGCGGCCCGGAGGTGCGGATGGCCAGCCAGATGGCGCCGTGCACCAGGAAGAGCACCAGGAAGAGGATGCCTCCGGCCAGGCCGTAGGGGTTGATGAGGTCCAGGATGCCGCCGCGCACGATGCCCTGGCTGTCGATGGGCAGGCCCTGGAAGATGTTGGCGAAGGCCACGCCCAGCAGCACGGCCGGGACCACGGAGCCGACGAACTGGCAGGTGTCCCAGAGTTTGCGCCAGCCTTTGCCGGTGAGCTTGGAACGGAACTCGAAGGAGACGGCCCGGATGATGAGGCCGAAGAGCAGCAGCATGAGCGCGGTGTAGAGGCCGGAGAACATGGTGGCGTACACCTGCGGGAAGGCGGCGAAGGTCACGCCGCCCGCGGCGATGAGCCAGACCTCGTTGCCGTCCCAGAAGGGGCCGGCGGCGTTGATGACGTAGCGTTTTTCCTCGTCGTTCTTGGCCAGGAAGGGCATGAGCGTGCCCGCGCCCAGGTCGAAGCCGTCGAGCATGAAGTAGACGGCCCAGAGCAGTCCCCAGAGGAAGAACCAGATTTCAGGCAGCATCTTTCACATCCCCCTTTAGGACTTGTGGTTTTCGGGGCCTTTGCGGGCGTAGTGGGCGGTCAGGCCGAAGCCCGCCAGCCCCAGCACCGCGTACAGGGCGCACATGACGATCATGGAGAACCAGATCTGGCCCGGGACCACGGCTGGCGAGTGGGCGTCGGCGGTGCGCATCATGCCGTACACGATCCACGGCTGGCGTCCCACCTCGGCCACCACCCAGCCCGCCTGGATGGCGATGAAGGGCAGCGGTATGGCCCATATGAGCGATCGCAGCAGCCACGGTTTTTCCGTGAGGCGGTTGCGGTACAGCCAGGCCGCGCCCATCAGCAGGATGAACAGCCCGCCCAGGCCGACCATGATGCGGAAGGAGTAGAAGGTGATGGCCACGGGCGGCCGGTCCTCCTTGGGGTAGTCCAGCAGGCCTTTCACTTCGGCCGAGGGGTCGTTGAAGGCCAGCAGGGAGAGCAGGGAGGGGATTCTGATGGCTTCCACCAGGTTCCGCTCGTTCTCCTCGTCCGGAATGACCAGCAGGTGCATGGCCGCGGGCTTGGAGGTCTCCCAGTGGGACTCCATGGCCGCCAGCTTGGCTGGCTGCTTGTGGGCCACCTCGTTGCCGTGGATGTGGCCCTGTCCGGCCAGGAAGAGGGCGGCGATGAGGCCCAGGGGCAGGGCCATCTTGAAGGAGCGGGTGAAGAAGTCGATGTGCTGCTTGCGCAGCAAGTGGTAGGCGGAGATGCCCATGACGAACATGGCAGAAAGCATGTAGGCCCCGGCGATGGTGTGGAAGAACTGCTGCCAGGCGAAGGAGTTGGTCAGCACGGCGCCGAAGTCCGCCAGCTCGGCGCGGCCGTTGCGCATCACGTAGCCAACGGGGTTCTGCATGAAGCCGTTGGCCAGGATGATCCAGATGGCCGAGAGGTTGGAGCCCAGGAAGACCAGCCACATGACCATCATGTGGGCCTTCTTGGAGAGTTTCTTCCAGCCGAAGACCCAGACGCCGATGAAGGTGGATTCCAGGAAGAAGGCGGCCGTGGCCTCAATGGCCAGCAGCGAGCCGAAGATGTCGCCCACGTAGGCGGAGTAGCGGGACCAGTTGGTGCCGAACTGGAACTCCAGGGTGATGCCGGTGACCACGCCCACGGCGAAGAGGATGAGGAATATCTTTCCCCAGAACTTGGTCATGCGCAGCCAGGTCTCGTCCCCGGTGCGCACGTACTTGGTCTCGTAAATGGCCACCAGCAGGGAAAGCCCCAGGGTGACCGGCACGAACAGAAAGTGGAACATGGTGGCTGCGGCGAACTGCAGCCGTGACAAAAGCAACGCTTCTTCCATTTGGCGCCCCCTGAATGACGTTATAGCGGACTTTGTCCACCGAAATACCCGCCCGCCGAAAAAATGGCAACCGGGGCGGGGAAATATGTGGGGGGTGGGTAGGGAAGAGGGAACAAACCAGCTTAAAGTAAGGCAACATTCAAAAAGCGGTCAAACCGGATGAGCTTCATTGGAAGTAAAGTATAGTATTGACTATCATTGTAAATCCATATAGCTAGGCCACTTTAAGTGGTTAAAGTAAAGGGTGAGGTGCAAGTGTCAATTCCATTTTCTGCTCGGTTTGTCTTGAATCGTCTTGGGACAGCCCTCGGATGTACTTCTACATTTCTGACTCGTCATTCTGGAGCATTGAAAAGAAGTAATGGTGTTTATGAACTGGAAAGATGGGATGTAGTAATTCGATTTTCCAGAAAAGTGGATTTCACTACAAATGAGAAGAAGTTTATTAGAATAGTAATAGATAGCTACGATAGGCTGGATAAGCAATGGAAAACGAGAGGTGTTGCCCACCAGTATATGCAAACTGCAATCACCTCGTCTGTTTTTGACATAGGTGTATCTCGGTTTGTTTCTGATTCCAGGAGAAACTTTTTAAATATCCACCGCCTAATTCAATACTTCAAGTTGCTGAGCTATGAAAAATACGAAGGAGAACAGGTAAAAATCGGTTGCTTAGTGACACCTTCAAGGGACATTGAACAAAAAGAATACAAAATAGGGAATACAAAATATGAACTTGTACCTGCATCAAGTAGCGTTTCCATAAATCAAGAGTTAATTGGAGACAGCGCTTTTTGGAGGTATGTTAATGGCGTTGATTCATTCTATATGTGTGATACTAGCTTAAATGTTTATGGTTTTTTGAACGTTCTTTCTAGCGAATACGATAATTTTAGAAATATTACGAGCTCTTGCATTGAGGATTATGTTGATGATGATGGGGAGATTTTGTTTTATATTGGGGTTACTGGGAGTGCAGATTTGGAATTATTTGTTGACGATAGTTTTCGATTATTGTTTAGGAAAGGGCGTTGGTACTTTATCGACTGTGATTTGATCAATTCTGTTGTATCACCAGGATACAGCACTATTGAACCTTGGAAGGTTCTGTATTCTATGTCAAAGATAAAAAAGGGGACAGTTATTCTGATTGTGGATGATAATAACGCTGATTTAAAAGACCTTGTTGTTCGACACACATCAAGTGAGACAGGAATGCGTAGCGCTATGAGGGGGTGTGTTGTCGGCAATGATCTAAAACGTTTGTGTGAAACTGGTGAGATGATGAGGATACTGTCAACGGATGGAATGACTATTTTGGATAATAGGTTTAGTAAAATAATGGATTTCAATGCGATTGTAAACACTGGACTGTCTAACTCTGAATCAGGTGGCGGTGGACGAACAAGTGCAGCCATTGCTGGATCGGTTTACGGCACTACTATAAAGGTTTCAGAGGATGGCCCTATAACAATATATAAAGACCAAGATCAAATTTACAAAGTTGGATAAACCTGTGGGCATATAGGTGATTTCGATCTTTCGTACGTTTTAAGAAAGAGGTTCTTCCGGAATTGTCGTGGGTAGCAGCCTGAGGTAGTCCTCTGTTCTAGAGGAGACATTGCTCATGAGGGACATCGATTTCTATGCTCAGATTCTTGGCATTGACCACCCCTGGCATGTGGATGACGTGAAGCTCCAGACTGGGGCTGGGCGAGTGGATGTGTGGATCGATCATGAGCCTGGCGCTCTTTGGTCTTGCCCAGAGTGCGGGCGAGAGTTGGCTTGCCGGGATCATGCCGAAGAACGGACATGGAGACATCTAGATACCTGCCAGTTCAAGACATTTCTTCATGCACGTATTCCACGAGTTAACTGTCCTGATCACGGCGTACGCCAAGCACAGGTCCCCTGGGCCGCTCCCCATTCTCGTTTCACCCTGCTCATGGAGCGCATGGCCATTGACGTGATTACGGCCTGTTCGACCATCGAAGGTGCACGCAGGCTGTTGCGTATTTCCTGGGACGAGACCTGGGGGATCATGGAACGAGCCGTCAAAAGAGGCTTGAGCCGCAAGGAACAGCGCAATATCCACTACCTCGGGGTGGACGAGAAGGCTTTCCGCAAGGGACACAAGTACATGACCGTCGTCTGCGATCTGATGAGGGGCACAGTTGAGCATGTTGCTGAAGATCGCCGAACGGCGAGCCTCGAGGCGTATTATCAAAGCCTGAGTAGCGAGCAGCTGGAAGCAGTGCGGGCCGTGAGCATGGACATGTGGCAGCCGTATTTTTCGGCCACTATGAAGTGGATCCCTGAGGCAAGCCGGAAAATCGTCTTTGACCGTTTCCACGTCATGCAACACGTGGGGAAAGCGGTGGACACTGTCCGGCGTCAGGAACACAAGGCCCTGATGGCCGAAGGGGAGTCAATCCTCAAGGGCACCAGATACCTGTGGCTTTACGGCGAAAGCCGTCTGCCGGATAAGCACAGACCTCGGTTCGATGACCTCAAGCAGGCCAACCTGAAGACGGCCAAAGCCTGGGCCATGAAGGAAAGCCTGCAGGATCTGTGGGGCTACATGAGCCCTGGCTGGGCAAAGAGGTTCCTGGAGAAATGGTGCGGTTGGGCCACGCGATCCCGGATCACGCCGATGAAGAAGGTGGCCCAGACCTTGAGAGCTCACATGGACAACGTGGTGACCTTTTGCCGGCATCGAATCACCAACGCCGTGGCCGAGGGACTGAACAGCAAGATCATGGCAATCAAACGCCGAGCTTGCGGCTACAGGAACAAAGAGCACTTCAAGACGGCGATCTACTTCTTCTGTGGTGGATTGGACCTCTATCCGGCCTGCAAAACCGGAGCCACCCACTGAAATCCCGGAAGGACCAAGAAAGAAGGCCGCACCCCCGGTGGATGCGGCCTTTCTTAGCTCGCGTTGGTTGTCTTCGCCCTCCTACCCCTCGAAGCCCGCGATCTTTTCCTTGAGGGACTGGGCGATCTTTTTGCCGTATTCGAAGCAGGTTTTGGCGTCGTCGTGGGTGGGTTGGTACTGGACCTTCACGGGGTCGTCCACCACGTCCATGTTCATGGACTCGGCCCATTCGCGCAGCACCTTGACCGACTCGCCGGACCAGCCGAAGGAGCCGAACACGCCGGCCACCTTGTTCTGGGGCTTAAGCCCCTTCATGTACTGCATCATCCCGGCCACGCTGGGCAGGATGCCGTTGTTGTGCGTGGGCGAGCCCATGCAGACGGCGCCCGAGCGCAGCAGCTCGGTCATGACGGTGGAGTGGTGGTGCTGCTTGAGGTGCATGACGCGCACGTCCACGCCCTCCTCCTTGAGGCCGTCGGCGATGGAGTGGGCCATCTGCTCGGTGGCGTACCACATGGTGTCGTAGATGATGAGGGCGCGCTTGGTCGGCTTGGCCGTGGCGTACTCGCGGTAGCGGTCCATGACCCAGGCGCAGTCCTCCTTGGTGCGGTAGATCAGCCCGTGGTCCGGGGCGATCATGTCCACGTCCAGGTTCAGCTCCGCCAGCTTGTCCAGGGTCTTGATGACGATGGGGGAGTAGGGCTGGACGATGTTGGCGAAGTACTCGCCGAGGAGGTGCTCCAGGGTGGGGCGGTCCACCTCGTCCACGAAGCGCTCGGAGGTGGCCCAGTTCTGGCCGAAGGCGTCCG
Proteins encoded:
- a CDS encoding FprA family A-type flavoprotein; translated protein: MRPVEIKPGVFWVGAVDWESYDFHGYAISPRGTTYNAYCLKGDKITVFDTVKESHKDEYFCNVANVAGGLENVDYMVVNHLEPDHSGCLVEAVERMKPEKIYVSKMGVKSLARIHHKGKEDWPIEVCESGTEVDLGGHTMQFLETRMLHWPDNMATYLPGSKLLISSDAFGQNWATSERFVDEVDRPTLEHLLGEYFANIVQPYSPIVIKTLDKLAELNLDVDMIAPDHGLIYRTKEDCAWVMDRYREYATAKPTKRALIIYDTMWYATEQMAHSIADGLKEEGVDVRVMHLKQHHHSTVMTELLRSGAVCMGSPTHNNGILPSVAGMMQYMKGLKPQNKVAGVFGSFGWSGESVKVLREWAESMNMDVVDDPVKVQYQPTHDDAKTCFEYGKKIAQSLKEKIAGFEG
- a CDS encoding ISL3 family transposase is translated as MRDIDFYAQILGIDHPWHVDDVKLQTGAGRVDVWIDHEPGALWSCPECGRELACRDHAEERTWRHLDTCQFKTFLHARIPRVNCPDHGVRQAQVPWAAPHSRFTLLMERMAIDVITACSTIEGARRLLRISWDETWGIMERAVKRGLSRKEQRNIHYLGVDEKAFRKGHKYMTVVCDLMRGTVEHVAEDRRTASLEAYYQSLSSEQLEAVRAVSMDMWQPYFSATMKWIPEASRKIVFDRFHVMQHVGKAVDTVRRQEHKALMAEGESILKGTRYLWLYGESRLPDKHRPRFDDLKQANLKTAKAWAMKESLQDLWGYMSPGWAKRFLEKWCGWATRSRITPMKKVAQTLRAHMDNVVTFCRHRITNAVAEGLNSKIMAIKRRACGYRNKEHFKTAIYFFCGGLDLYPACKTGATH
- a CDS encoding cytochrome ubiquinol oxidase subunit I, producing MEEALLLSRLQFAAATMFHFLFVPVTLGLSLLVAIYETKYVRTGDETWLRMTKFWGKIFLILFAVGVVTGITLEFQFGTNWSRYSAYVGDIFGSLLAIEATAAFFLESTFIGVWVFGWKKLSKKAHMMVMWLVFLGSNLSAIWIILANGFMQNPVGYVMRNGRAELADFGAVLTNSFAWQQFFHTIAGAYMLSAMFVMGISAYHLLRKQHIDFFTRSFKMALPLGLIAALFLAGQGHIHGNEVAHKQPAKLAAMESHWETSKPAAMHLLVIPDEENERNLVEAIRIPSLLSLLAFNDPSAEVKGLLDYPKEDRPPVAITFYSFRIMVGLGGLFILLMGAAWLYRNRLTEKPWLLRSLIWAIPLPFIAIQAGWVVAEVGRQPWIVYGMMRTADAHSPAVVPGQIWFSMIVMCALYAVLGLAGFGLTAHYARKGPENHKS
- a CDS encoding histone deacetylase family protein, which gives rise to MLKTPRSLGVILFPAFDWAISPTHPERQERLLYTQDQLHEEGLFDVEGVAEYKPHVATREDVERTHFCFPEVEDVCTRSHLAAAGGTMRAADLVLSGERDRAFALVRPPGHHAMKSVHGTRGFCTINTEAVMIEHLREHHGVKRIAVVDTDCHHGDGTQDIYWHDPDVLFISMHQDGRTLYPGSGFPHECGGPKARGRTVNIPLPPYTSDEGFLHVLEHIVMPILEDFQPEIVINSAGQDNHFSDPITTMNFSAQGYARLNSILNPHIAVLEGGYSIQGALPYVNLGICLAMAGMDYDGVREPDYPEGGLTQDPQITEYLKQLSDQLPQVYFNPPEDETHTRVGDYWARVKEVFYDTDGIREQQREMIYDCGNCRGLLRLETKSNRIQQSLGLEIPLHACDACRDEGYRVFEDAQLKGGYRYIQFVNRRDNELERVGF
- a CDS encoding hydantoinase/oxoprolinase family protein, yielding MLLGIDVGGTHTDAVAVGFDGVLATAKAVTDHENLLSSVFAVLEKLGERVDLREAERLNLSTTLTTNAIVEGTIEDVGVLVCGGPGIDPGNYRMCRDYHVLSGATDHRGTSLKDLDPGELRQAAESCRENGVLTYACVSKFSPRNPKFERRMAEAVEGQADMVTMGHEMGGRLNFPRRIATAYFNAASWRRFNEFAFAVTRGLEDKGVRCMVNILKADGGTMPLATARKRPVESILSGPAASVMGLVSMCDIALDSIILDIGGTTTDIAVFAQGAPLMENDGIDIGSYPTLVRALMTRSIGVGGDSAISVLGEEVRVGPRRVGPCMCAGGRQPALMDAFNYLARKTGDDTHGDVEASVRGIEEFASERSIPAETLAQKAVDAAVARIEQAAREMVAEINDRPVYTIHELIDGARIVPKKVYVVGGPAKAFRMPLFRAFELSVEVPRHFAVANAVGSALTRTTDEVEVFADTEKLRMYVPSLGVSKAVEPRYGLEDAKRDARRALLKHLREQGIPVREENLQITHASSFAMVDGMRRVGDTIRVAAQIKPGILHRYKNLRGKLC
- the cydB gene encoding cytochrome d ubiquinol oxidase subunit II: MLPEIWFFLWGLLWAVYFMLDGFDLGAGTLMPFLAKNDEEKRYVINAAGPFWDGNEVWLIAAGGVTFAAFPQVYATMFSGLYTALMLLLFGLIIRAVSFEFRSKLTGKGWRKLWDTCQFVGSVVPAVLLGVAFANIFQGLPIDSQGIVRGGILDLINPYGLAGGILFLVLFLVHGAIWLAIRTSGPLHERAAHTAVYLWPVQVFAILGFLAMSAATTDLFANYLQTPALFLVLLVPVLGLIAARVYMGTEQWWKAWACSAAVIVGCAFFGIIGLFPRLLPSTINPAYSLTTANASSSDLTLSIMLGVTLVFIPIVIFYQAWTYKNFAHRMDEDDLAYEEAY